The nucleotide sequence GCCTTTGAAAGGCTGCAACCTTGACGTGTCGCGTCGTACAGGTTCTTGATATTGAGCCTGTATTGTCGATGTTGTCAACAAGATAAGTAAGGTTGAAAATAACTTCTTCATCATCATAAAGTTAAAAACAGCTACAAAGATAATAAAATTAGTTTAATAATACAGCCTTTTTCCTTGAACTATTAGATGTTTATTGTACAAATAGGATTTGATACGCACATGTCAGATGTAGCTATTCAGTAGTATTGGACATCTAATAGTTTCTCCTCCAAAATCTTGTAAACGGTTATAATGAAGTGTTTTTTCTTGCATGTTTAAAATAATCTTCGTATCTTTACACCTGTGAAAGGGCAAGTTGCGGAGATATCAAATGGATTACAAGGCATGACAAAAGAGATGTGGCTGATGCGGGAGGCTATCAATCAGCAGCATGGAGAGAAAGTTAAATTGAATCATAGTATAGAAGATTTAAATCTGCAAATCTGCAAGAAAGATAAGGAAAACGAGAAGTTGTGGGAACGCTTGTTTAAGTCTGAAAACCCTGATCAAGAATTCTAACAATAGCAGCACACCAGCAAGCAAGGAACGTATGAAAAATGAAATTGTTATTAGAACGAAGCTTCTTTGTGTGTCATGTGATAAGATGACGAGAGAACAAAAGGGGAATGATGTATACAACTTGTTTTATTCTTTCACGTCAGACGAGGTAATTGATGATATACCTTGTGTCTACCTGTTATCAATGAATAATATTATTAAAGCTGAGTGTAGAAATGTCAGTTAAAAGTAAACTCCAAAATCTATCTTTTCGTACAGGTGCCATCGTACTCATGATGTGCATTCCTTTTTATTTCCTTTCTTTCGTGCAAGTTTTTTTTCCTGTGTCAACAGCGATGAAAGGCATACTGTTCACTGTTTTCTTCGGACTGGCAAAGAGTTTCCAGTATGGCGGTATTGCTATCCTTGGTACGGAAGGCTACAAGCGAGTGAAGGGTTATTTTAAACGTAAAAAACATGTGAAGGGTGATATGCAGGAGGTCGGTAACGACGAAAATCCTCGTTATTGTCCTGATCTTTTCTCTAACCCGAAGATTCTTTCCGGTATTCGTCTTGTCATTTTCGACTTTGATGGGACACTTGGCGACTCTCAAAAGTTGATTACTGACACGATGCTTGCAACGATAGAGAAGTTGAATCTCCCAAAGCGAAGTCGTGAGGAATGTGCTCGAACGATAGGTTTACCTCTAAAGAAATGCTTCACGTCTATTATCCCGATGACTGACGAGCAGGCTGAGGAATGCGTCAAGGTGTATAGCGACATCTTTAATGTGAAGAATGTTCCAGGTGCTGTTAAGCCTTTCTCTGGTGTCATTGGAATGCTTCAACGCCTCTCATCACAAGGTGTTGCGATGTCAATAGCAAGTAGTCGCAGTCATCACTCTCTTGCCTTGCTTGTAGAGGATTTGGGACTATCGAAGTATATTACATATCTGATTGGTGCAGACGATGTTGTTAATAAGAAACCAGCAGCCGAAGCAGTACTTGCCACCTTGGCTCATTTTGATGTCAAAGCTCACGAAACCCTTGTTGTTGGTGATACTGAGTTTGATATTCTCATGGGGCGAAATGCTGGTACACATACCTGTGGAGTTACCTATGGTAATGGTAGCAGAGAGAGTTTAGAAGCAGTAGAAGCGGAATGGATAGTTTGTTAAATAATGTATATTTTCTTGGTGGTTTCGTAATTAATTTCTACCTTTGCACACGCAATTCAGAAATGTACTTTGGTTCATAGATGAGTTGGTCTTAATTAATATCGCGGGTTGGAGCAGTTGGTAGCTCGCCAGGCTCATAACCTGGAGGTCGCATGTTCGAGTCCTGCACCCGCAACTCTCAGCTTAGAAATACTTAGTAATAAGTTTTCTAAGCTTTTGTTTTCTATATCAGTGTAAAGAGGACTGACCCCTTTCAATTCGTGCCATTCGTAGTTCGTAAGCATCCAAAATTCGCCGTCTTGTCACTTCACAAAAAACCTTATATGACTGGCTTCATATAAGGGTTCTATGCTATTTATAGTTTATGGGTAGCAGTTTAATCAATTCCTCATCCTCC is from Prevotella melaninogenica and encodes:
- a CDS encoding HAD-IA family hydrolase, which produces MSVKSKLQNLSFRTGAIVLMMCIPFYFLSFVQVFFPVSTAMKGILFTVFFGLAKSFQYGGIAILGTEGYKRVKGYFKRKKHVKGDMQEVGNDENPRYCPDLFSNPKILSGIRLVIFDFDGTLGDSQKLITDTMLATIEKLNLPKRSREECARTIGLPLKKCFTSIIPMTDEQAEECVKVYSDIFNVKNVPGAVKPFSGVIGMLQRLSSQGVAMSIASSRSHHSLALLVEDLGLSKYITYLIGADDVVNKKPAAEAVLATLAHFDVKAHETLVVGDTEFDILMGRNAGTHTCGVTYGNGSRESLEAVEAEWIVC